The following coding sequences are from one Primulina eburnea isolate SZY01 chromosome 15, ASM2296580v1, whole genome shotgun sequence window:
- the LOC140815533 gene encoding uncharacterized protein, with product MERQFHIQFYRTEPEVCIADLSRVTQKKGESMESMEYFIDMFKKIKNRCKVFLPETEFVKMAQNGLDFELRKKFQGMEFRDFFELVAKVAEYEELLREESYKKKTAMGSYYHEVEDVALAEIRSAGSCTVPLLNKKPAELEKKNNSQLPKDMQYTFDVSKTEEVFDFLVKEKFITFPHDHRMPPTEELKGREYCKYHNSYNHAAKSCWAFKNILQDRINKGVVKFFNKQESMMVDDDHFPPVALINVNVTDLRDLLNEKRSRSFAVKDRVIKKYWIPKGQLFEAHGRNTAD from the coding sequence ATGGAAAGACAATTCCACATTCAATTCTATAGAACAGAGCCAGAAGTGTGCATTGCCGACTTATCCAGAGTCACTCAAAAGAAAGGAGAGTCTATGGAGTCTATGGAATATTTTATCGACATGTTCAAAAAGATAAAGAATAGGTGCAAGGTATTCCTACCTGAGACCGAGTTCGTGAAGATGGCACAAAATGGGCTGGATTTtgaattaaggaagaaattccaGGGAATGGAGTTCAGGGATTTCTTCGAGCTAGTTGCCAAAGTGGCTGAATACGAAGAACTATTGCGGGAAGAGTCGTACAAGAAGAAAACTGCTATGGGGTCTTATTATCATGAGGTGGAAGATGTGGCACTGGCAGAGATTCGGTCAGCTGGTTCTTGCACAGTTCCCTTACTAAACAAGAAGCCAGcagaacttgaaaagaagaacAACTCCCAACTCCCCAAAGACATGCAGTATACATTTGATGTGTCAAAGACCGAGGAAGTTTTCGATTTTTTGGTAAAAGAAAAATTCATCACATTCCCACATGATCACAGGATGCCACCTACGGAAGAGCTAAAGGGACGAGAGTATTGTAAATACCACAACTCCTATAATCATGCCGCCAAATCTTGTTGGGCGTTCAAGAACATTTTGCAGGATAGAATTAACAAGGGAGTTGTGAAATTCTTTAACAAACAAGAGTCTATGATGGTGGATGATGATCATTTTCCTCCAGTGGCTTTGATTAACGTGAATGTGACAGATTTGAGGGATCTTCTCAATGAGAAAAGAAGTCGATCCTTTGCAGTGAAAGACCGAGTAATCAAGAAATACTGGATTCCAAAGGGTCAATTGTTTGAAGCTCATGGAAGGAATACGGCTGATTGA